A window of Candida orthopsilosis Co 90-125, chromosome 8 draft sequence contains these coding sequences:
- a CDS encoding Cup9 protein produces MQLTELIHHSRSSTLPSISTASSYQHNTPLPLPSKQEQSQSQPKEAPHLAKRISLPPISDLLATPPPPPPQQQQQQVPQPHYNYYTTTATTTTNNDTLNRSPNAGYSTSSSISSPSSIQYHNQQSHYFHNNPSQQPQQLPSIIRSNSYPQQSTLSQDPNYPHHHLAHYPSHEYYPQPHPHPHQQQHYAPSFNTNSNNIANRNSSDHNGPNSKRKTRNNLPKEITYVLLRWLNDHLNHPYPNSFEKNQLMMATGLNQQQLSNWFINARRRKIKTLKEQKRMMHMV; encoded by the coding sequence ATGCAACTTACtgaattgattcatcatAGTAGGTCATCTACTTTACCATCTATATCCACAGCTAGCAGTTATCAACACAATACACCGTTACCCTTACCAtcaaaacaagaacaacTGCAATCACAACCAAAAGAAGCTCCACATTTGGCCAAGAGGATAAGTTTACCACCAATTAGTGATCTTTTGGCTACTCCtcctccaccaccaccacaacaacaacaacaacaagtacCACAACCTCATTACAATTACTACACTACTACagccaccaccaccaccaataaCGATACCTTGAACAGATCTCCAAATGCCGGATATAGcacatcttcatcaatctcATCGCCATCTTCTATACAGTACCATAACCAACAACTGCATTACTTTCATAACAATCCTAGTcagcaaccacaacaattACCTTCAATTATACGCTCAAACTCATACccacaacaatcaacacTCAGCCAAGATCCAAACTACCCCCACCATCATCTAGCTCACTACCCATCACACGAATACTACCCACAACCACATCCACATCCacatcagcaacaacacTACGCACCATcattcaacaccaacagcaacaacatcgCAAACCGTAACAGTTCTGACCACAATGGTCCCAACTccaaaaggaaaacaaGAAATAACTTGCCTAAAGAAATAACCTATGTATTATTACGTTGGCTTAATGATCATTTAAACCATCCTTACCccaattcatttgaaaagaatcagttgatgatggcCACTGGtttaaatcaacaacaattgagtaATTGGTTTATTAATGCTagaagaaggaaaattaaaacattaaaggaacaaaaaagaatgatGCATATGGTTTAA